The Zootoca vivipara chromosome 4, rZooViv1.1, whole genome shotgun sequence genome has a segment encoding these proteins:
- the SMPD1 gene encoding sphingomyelin phosphodiesterase, whose product MGWSVGPRALLWGALLCGALAGPWAIGAGGLEDAAALAELLPEAGVRFGWRNLSCPACKALFLALDVGVQLQSSRAWIQRTGVAVCLRLRLGTPRVCQDIIRLFEPDLLTAWRRSVLRPGEICGLLVGSRCGHWDIYSDWNVTLPRAPKPPVVPPAPPPPGAPSARILFLTDLHWDKAYVPGSDPDCKDALCCRGGSPSRGPGAGFWGTYGRCDLPLHTLESLLQHLAGSGPFDLAYWTGDIPAHNVWEQSRADQLGALGTVTALIQKHLGPLPVYPAVGNHETVPVNAFPPPFVVGNQSSAWLYEAMAEAWRPWLPPHALGTLRLGGFYTLLVQPGLRLVSLNMNFCSDANFWLLINSTDPAGQLQWLVGVLQGAEEQGEKVHIIGHIPPAHCMRSWGWNYYRIISRFEGTVAGQFFGHTHLDEFELFYDDETLSRPVGIAFVAPSVTTYINLNPGYRVYQVDGPRPGSSFQVLDHETFILNLTLANVPGAKAQWQRLYGAREAYGLASTFPADWDALVGRLQTDEGLFQRFWFLMHKGRLPHQPCQDLCRTALLCALRTGKADDPRLCREHAQKMPFAEIQAWWRQRQLC is encoded by the exons ATGGGGTGGTCGGTGGGGCCGCGGGCGCTGCTTTGGGGGGCGCTGCTTTGCGGGGCGCTGGCCGGGCCGTGGGCGATCGGGGCCGGCGGCTTGGAGGACGCGGCGGCgctggcggagctgctccccgagGCCGGCGTCCGCTTCGGCTGGAGGAACCTCAGCTGCCCCGCCTGCAAGGCGCTCTTCCTGGCCCTCGACGTGGGCGTGCAG cTGCAGTCCAGCCGGGCCTGGATCCAGCGGACAGGGGTGGCTGtctgcctccgcctccgcctgggCACTCCCCGGGTGTGCCAGGACATCATCCGCCTCTTTGAGCCCGACCTCCTGACGGCCTGGCGCCGCTCGGTGCTGCGCCCGGGCGAGATCTGCGGGCTGCTGGTGGGCTCCCGCTGCGGCCACTGGGACATCTACTCCGACTGGAACGTCACCCTGCCGCGGGCACCCAAGCCGCCCGtcgtgccccccgccccccctccgCCAGGCGCCCCCTCCGCCCGCATCCTCTTCCTCACCGACCTGCACTGGGACAAGGCCTACGTGCCCGGCAGCGACCCTGACTGCAAGGATGCCCTGTGCTGCCGGGGGGGCTCCCCGTCTCGCGGGCCGGGGGCCGGCTTCTGGGGCACCTACGGGCGCTGCGACCTGCCCCTGCACACCCTGGAGAgcctcctgcagcacctggcaggATCCGGCCCCTTTGACCTGGCCTACTGGACGGGGGACATCCCCGCCCATAACGTCTGGGAGCAGAGCCGGGCCGACCAGCTGGGGGCGCTGGGCACCGTCACGGCCCTCATTCAGAAGCACCTGGGGCCGCTGCCTGTCTACCCGGCCGTGGGCAACCATGAGACCGTGCCCGTCAACGCCTTCCCCCCGCCCTTCGTGGTGGGCAACCAGTCCTCTGCCTGGCTCTACGAGGCCATGGCTGAAGCTTGGCGCCCCTGGCTGCCCCCCCATGCCCTGGGGACCCTCAG GTTGGGGGGCTTCTACACCCTCCTGGTGCAGCCCGGCCTGCGCCTCGTGTCCCTCAACATGAACTTTTGCTCCGACGCCAACTTCTGGCTCCTCATCAATTCCACGGACCCAGCCGGGCAGCTGCAGTGGCTGGTGGGGGTCTTGCAGGGGGCGGAGGAGCAAGGCGAGAAG gTCCACATCATCGGCCACATCCCCCCGGCACACTGCATGCGCTCGTGGGGGTGGAACTATTACCGCATCATCAGCAG gtttgagGGCACAGTGGCCGGGCAGTTCTTTGGCCACACACACTTGGATGAATTTGAGCTGTTCTACGATGATGAGACCCTCTCGCGCCCGGTGGGCATCGCCTTCGTGGCCCCCAGCGTCACCACCTACATCAACCTCAACCCAG gCTACCGCGTCTACCAGGTGGACGGCCCCCGCCCTGGCAGCTCCTTCCAGGTCCTGGACCACGAGACCTTCATCCTGAACCTGACGCTGGCCAACGTGCCGGGTGCCAAAGCCCAGTGGCAGCGCCTCTACGGGGCCCGCGAGGCCTACGGCTTGGCCAGCACCTTCCCGGCCGACTGGGACGCCCTGGTGGGGCGGCTGCAGACGGACGAGGGGCTCTTCCAGCGCTTCTGGTTCCTGATGCACAAGGGCCGCCTGCCCCACCAGCCCTGCCAGGACCTCTGCAGAACCGCCCTGCTCTGCGCCCTGCGGACGGGCAAGGCCGACGACCCCAGGCTCTGCCGGGAGCACGCCCAAAAGATGCCCTTTGCCGAGATCCAGGCCTGGTGGAGGCAGCGCCAGCTCTGCTAG